The sequence TGCTGAGTTTAATCAAATTCTTGAACCGCATAGTATGGTGCATAAATATGTCAATTCTGCAATCGACCTTGCAAGTAAAGATTTCTTAAACAACTCTCCAGTAATCATTAAAGAATTTAAAACTTCTGAAGAATATTCTATTAGATTGTTTGAAATATTTGATTCGATGGTGCTTGCTAAAGCAAAATCGATGCAATAAACCTGAGAGCTTTGGCTCTCACTCTACTCTTTTAATCAAAATCAAATTTAAAACTTGGTAAAATTACAAAAATTAAGGATCAAATTTGAGGCTAATTATTTTAGTTTCTTTGCTTTGCTTGATGCTAAATGGTTTTGAGGCTGCACAGAAGAATACTCCAGTCAATCTAGCATCAAAGCTATCAAAAGGCTCATTTGATATTCAAACTTGTAAGCTACTAACATCACATTATAAAGAGCTTCATGGTAATACCCAGATTTTAAATAGTATTGATTTAATCAATATAGAAGCGATTAAATTTGACCACTGGACAACTAGGGATTTTAGTATAAATATATTTCAAGCTGTAAATACTCATACAAAAAATTATAACTTTTATGGTATTTATACTGCATCACATGATTTAAATTTAGATATTTTTAAACTAACAAACTCCCTAAATACCACCTATGATGACTCGCTTGATATTCCAACAGCCTATATGCACTCTACAAACCTTAGTGCTAAGCTGCTTAAAAACACAAAAATTGGAGCTATGCTTTATCAAGATGAGACCAAGCAGTATAATACAAGCTACTATATAAATACTAAAATTTATAAGAATTTATATCTAGATTTGTCATTTTATAATACTCAAAGTACAAATAATTTTTATACTAAATTTACACTTAATTACTAAAGGCTTAAATATGAAAAATTTAATCATAATCCTAGGCGAGGATTTGCAGATAAATCGCCCATTTTTAGACTATTTTTTTACATCTTATAAAGAAAAATTTGGTGCTCTTGCTTCAGTTTATTACATTCAAAACAATGATAAGGAACTACCATTTTATATAGAAAATTTTACCAAAGAGTATGATAATATTACTATTTGTGCTAATGAAAATGGATTTAATACGCTTAGTAAGATTTTAGCTACACTTACAACTGATACGATTGAGCTTAAATTTGAAACACTTATGCCGTCTCAAGTGATTAAATTTAGTAAAAATAGTTTTTTAATATCCCTAAATAACTCTCAAATAAATTTAATCAAAGCCGAACCAATCAAAGAACTACCTGAGATTTTAACTCAAGATGATCAACAATCTAAAATCTTTCATATTATCGATATTGACAAAGAAAGCGCACAAATTTTACTTGAGCCACTCACTGCTAGCTATAATGTAAATATTACTCTAACTACAATAATTGATGGCCTAACCAAAGTCAAAGTTAGCACTAGTAGATATGGACATATCGATAGCTTCATTGATAGCGTTGCTAATTTATTTATTGGTAAAATAATTCCAGCTGATGATATTATCAAATTTACAGCTAAAAAGCTCATTCAAAATGATAAAAAGATAACCTTTGCAGAATCTTGTACCGCAGGAATGTGTGCTGCAGCACTTGGCAATATACCAGGCGTGAGCGTAGCCTTTAGTGGTTCGCTAGTAACATACTCTAATGAGATTAAAAATAGCTGGATAGGTGTTGATAAAGATATTTTAGATAGTTTTGGCGCTGTTAGCACACAGTGTGTTGAGGCTATGGCTAGCGGAGCGCTAGGATTAGGAGTGGCTGATTATGCTATAGCTATTAGCGGAATAGCTGGCCCAGATGGCGGAAGCACGCAAAAGCCAGTAGGTACAGTATTTATAGCAGTTGCATCTGCAAATAATGTAGCCTCACTAAGACTGCTTTTAAGTGGCGATCGCAACTATATAAGAACACAAAGTGTTCTACACGCTTTTACTTTACTACTTCGCCAATATCCTGAACTTTGCAAATAGTGCTAAATGACGCTTTTAGCGATGAATTGAGCAAATTCATCGCTATCATTTGGAGCCTTTACAACCTTATAAAACTCAAATTTACTCTCATTAGCAATATGCTTATATTCTACTGCTAATTCAAAATCTGTCTCGGAATTATCAATACAAAAGCTAATTGGATATATTAATGCTTTTTTACTTGGTAAATTTGGAAGTACTTCGCTTAAATTTGGTCCTAGCCACTTTACTGGGCCAAGACGAGATTGATAGGCTAAACTTATGCTATTAAACTCTAATTTAGCAATATTTAATTTGGATTTTAAAATCTCTAAATGATCTTTTAGATGACGCTCATATAAATCGCCTTTATCAATTACTTTTTGCGGAAGAGAGTGAGCTGAAAATATCAAATCAATCTGCCTAGCATTAGTATCTCCAAGGCTTTTAATAATATCAGCAATAATAATATCATTAAATTTATCATTATTATAAAAATAATCTATAATACTTATTTTAGCGCCAATTTCGAGCTCATCTATAGCCTTTTTAGCAGAGTCTAAGCTTGATGTAATTGTAGTAACTGAATGATGAGGATATAGTGGAAAAAGTATTATTTCATCAGCATCTTTATATTTTGCAAGAGTATCAGACGCAAATGGCGGAGTATAATTCATCGCATAATCAAAGATTAGATTATCTGAACCGAATTTGGCATTTAATTTAGATATTAGCGACCTTGTGATATCTCCTAGGGCAGATTTGCCCCCTAATTGCAGATAATTTTGCGTGGCTGATTTAACTCTCATTGTAGTTATCATCCAAGCTACAAAGGCTCTCAAATAGCGATTTTTAATCCCTAAAATATATGGATCATTAAACATATTTTTCAAAAATACCCTAACATGAGCTAGCTCATCAACACCGCCCATATTCAATAGCACAAATACTTTTTTCATCACTTACCTTTTGTTAAATTCAGCTAATTATATTGAAAAAAATTTAATATTTTACCACTCAATAGAGCGATTATAGCGGATATTTTGACCATTTTGTATCCCCATCACCTCGCCAAAATCCCCCACGCCTACCCAAGAGCTATCCTTAAACAATCTCACCCAAACAAAATCACTCCCATAAAAATGAGTATTATTAATCTCAAATTCGCTCTTTTGCTCGCTATTAATCTTAATTTCCATCACGCCATCAATCACATCGCTAGAATTTAGAGTAGAATTAAATTTCACAATATCTTTTGAAATATTAAAATTTTTAAAGACAAAATAATCCCTTAACTCAGATACCCCACTCATATTTTCATCTAAAACCGGACTATACTCACTACTATTTTTAGCTATATTTTGACACTCATTATCACAAAAAATAGCGAAATATATCTTAGCAATATATGGATAATTCACCGCTTGACTAAGCTTATCCCCATAAGCCTTAGCATAGTATAAATAGCTATAATCTTGTGATAAATTTGGCTTTTGAGTTAAATTCAAATCAATATCGCTTGATAGAATTTTATATGGATTTTGCGGTTTTTCTCGTGGCAAAGATACCTTCAACCAAGCTTTGGCAATACCATTTTTAAAGCTATTTTTGCTAACTATATAGCTATTTTCACTACTTTTATATATGTGATCATCATTTGGCTCACTTAAAGCGTGTAAAGATAGCCTGCTAGAATTACCAAAACTCACATCATCGCCATAACATCCAGCGCTAAAAAGCTTAGCTACACTATTATCGCTTAGGCGAACCTGAAATTCCAAATTCGCACTAACACCCATAAAATCACTATATTGACTAAGGCTTAAATTCTCATCCATAACCCCAAATAATCCAAATTTGGAGCCAAAAATAGTATTTGTATGAACGATTTTATCATAGTCAAAATATGCGATATCCTTAGAAATTCCAGCATCGCAACCTATCAAACCAAGCTCATTTGGAACATTGGTAAAGCTATTTATCAAGCAACCTTGATGAATTTTATCGCTATTTTGCCTATCTATAAACTCAATCCTAGCCACACCAATATCAGGATAAATAAATCCATCTTTATCTGTGCTAATCACCCCTACCCCATCTTTAAACTCGATAGTCTCAGATGAGAGATTTGCCACGCAATTTTCCAAGGTATGGCCTATGAAATCACCGCTAAAATGGCCATTATATCCAGTTACTACATTACCATTATAATCTAAAGCAATAAGCTTAAAATCTCTATATTTCACTCCACCTTTTGGATTTTGTGGGGTATTTTCTAGCTTAAATTTAGCCACTCGGGCGTTAAATTTAGATGATTGAATCTGCTTTGAGTTGGCTTTTTGGTCTTTGAATTTGGCTATGAGATATAAATTTTTATAATCTATCGTTGGTAAATTTGGAATCATAAGTGGGATTTTACCACCGCTAAAAGTGTTAGATTGATAAATTTTATATCTGTTATTAAGCCAAATTTCAAAATCACTCACAACGCTAGTAGTCTGAAATTCCACTTCAAACTCTCGCCCTATAATCTGTGTATAAATTTCACCGAAACTCTCATAACTATTTGAGTTTTGACTTGGGCTTAGCATATTTAGTGCTATTTCAGACTCAAACTCATAATCGCTTAGCCCTATATCAGCCACACCAAAGGTTATTAAGAGATTTTCTCCACTTTTTAATATAATATCTTGAGATTTATGGCCATCATTTTGATAAGTATTATTACAAATAAGATGGCTATTTTGGATGGAATTTGAGATTTTATAATCAAATTTCGCCATTGTAGCACTAGTGAAACTCACGCTAACTAAGGTATCAAATTGCGCCGTTATCGATATCGCAACTTGCTTATTTGATTTGATTTTTCTAGTTTTGATTTTATAATGCTCTTGTATATTTTGATTTACAATGCTCTTATCTCTAAGGCTTATCCCATCACGCTCTAAACTCACAACACTAGATATATCGCAATCTGCCACCAAAGAAACTACCAAAAATATAAGTAAAAATAGAGCTCTCATAACCATCCTAAGATCTAAAATTATATCCAAAAATACTAAATTTAACTTATAATAATTAAATTTTTAAGCTTTTCAATAATTATGAGAATTTAAGTAGCGTTATTTATAAATAATTTAAAAAATTTTTAAGATTTATCTAAACTTAATAGAAATGGTGCGATCAGCGAGACTTGAACTCGCACACCGTAGCGGCACTACCCCCTCAAGATAGCGTGTCTACCATTCCACCATGATCGCAAAAGTGAATTCAAAAAGCCCCAAAACGGGGCTAAAAATTAACCTAAAAATGGGTTAGCATAAAGTGCGATAAGAGCAATAACAAGTGCGTAAATAACTTGTGCTTCGATCATCGCAAGAGCGATAAACATTGTAGTAAGTAGTTTGCCGCCAAGACCTGGATTTCTAGCTGTACCTAAGATAGTAGCAGCAGCAGTATGACCCATACCTATAGCACCACCAAGAGCAGCCACACCAAGACCGATACCAGCAGCTACAACTGAAAATGCTTTAATCTGTTCGCCATCAGCACCAAATGCTAAGCCCGTTAAAGCCACAAGAAGAAAAAGAATCTTTTTCATAATAGTTCCTTAAAAAAATATTGTTTGAATTAGTTCGGATAAATTCCCTACTTAGAATTCAAAACGCAAGATTATACATAATTTTCTTTTAATTTTTCATTAATTTTGCCACTTTTGCCACTCGCCACTCTCGTCAATTTCATTGCCGATCATCTCATATCTATTATAATAATATTTCACAAAATTCGCCATTTCAGCATCATTTGGCAGGTAAATTTCTCCATCAAAATATGCGAATTTAGCCAAAAATTCACTAGCATTTATCTTTTTGATATAGTAACTCGCTAAATCGATATAATTTTCCAAAGTTAGGCTTTTAAATTTCTCATAACTTTGCTGATTAAAGTTTAATCTTAATCTCTTTCCATCAAACCCAAGCACCCCAGCCCTAAATAGCAGCGTCAAATGTATCAAACCCTCACAATAATACGCCCTAGTCTCAACCACCTTTTGCCACGCTATTAACCCTACACTTCGCTTAATAAGCTCAGCAAAAACAGGCAAAATTAGCTCATTTTTTTCATGTAAAAAGAAATTAACTAGCCCACCCGTTGTGGCCTTATACTCTTCTATAAATTTAAATTCCCCGCCAATATTCATCAAATTTTCGCTATCACTATCCATAAATAATATATGCCCAAACTCATGCCCGATTGTGGAAATTTCATAAACTTGCTTCCAAATTTTCTCATTATTAAACAAAATTTCACGACCATAATCTAAAAATTCTTTATCAAAAATCTCACTTGCTAACTTCATAAAAGGCTTAGCCTTAGAGCTTTGATAGACAAAATCCACAAAAGCAAAAATCTTCTTACCACACTCGCCACTTACTATCTCATCATTTGGAACCACTTGAGCCGAAAAAAGCCCATTAAATTCCGCCCCATAATATAGCATAGGAGCGCATATATAAAGCTGAGTTTTATCGATATTAGAATGGACTAAACTAGCCATATTTGAGTTTTTAGGCTCTATTTGAGAGTAAATTTGATCAAAGCTATCCTTTATCTGATTTTTCAATTCACCCTCATCAATCCCGCTTTGATCGCTCAATCTCACATCCCACTCTAAGGCCACAGCATGAGTATAAGCATCTTCATAATACTCCAAAGGATGGCCGATCTGTATAGCCGAGCGGGTTTTCATCCAGGCTCTCTCAACATCTTGCCATTTTGATATTACTCTATCATTTTCACACTCACTAAAAGCAAGTTTTAAAGCCTCAAAATACTCTATATATGCTATATCTTGATCGCTTTTGGCTAGAGATTTTAGCGAATTTATAGAGTTTTGCAATTCACTCACCACCGCTCCGCACTCACTAGGAAATGCTAGGATATAAGGGGTCATTTTATATCCATCTATATCTTTTATCACAGCGCCATAAACTCTATCGCATTTTAGACCATCGCTAAGCTGATACAATTCATTATCATTGATAAATTTCATAGCTTGAGCGATATTATCAAATTTAGTTTCAAACTCATCATTTATCCTTTCTATTATATGGCGTTGCCAGACTTTATGCATATTTGTAATCACGATCCCAACTCTATGCACACTCCATAAAAGCTCCATTTCAAATTCGCTCAAAAGCCCTTCTTGGCTCACAAGATTAAGCATTTTAGAAAATCTATCTATATAAAATTTACTTACAAAATCATATAAATTCGCATTAACTTCTCTAATTTGGCCTTTATCTAAGCCTAATCTTTTTAACTCATTTTCTACACTTGTGGTTCTAAGCGAGACTATTCTATCTGTTATAGCTATTTTAGTTTGGCTGTTATTTGCTAAATTTGCTATCTTTAATCCTTGTAAAATTATAGGATTATCCATATCTTTATATAGCTGATTTAACTCATTTTTAAAGGATTTTGATATCTCATTTAATCTTTTGTAGCTCATATTTGACCTTATATTGTATTTTAAAAAGCAAATTATATCTATTTTAAAAAAACAAAATATCTACAAAGTAAAAATCCAATAATAGTATATATTACACCAGATAAACATTGAGTAGGTCTAAAAAACACAATTTTCATAAAAATCCAAAGCAAAAATAGAACAAAAAGATAATAAAAATTTATCTTTTAAAACCAATTTTTTATCATTAATAATATTAAAATAAATACTACACTAACATAGATATGTTTTGCAAAAAGCATAGCAATGACAATAGATAAGATAGCTATAATCCAGTGATAAAACTTAAATTTATATCATTTTAAAAAATAGAAAAAAAATGAGAAAAATAACAAATATATCTGAATAATTAGGATTTAATGCTTGGTTAAAGTAGTGATTTTATCCAAAAAATAATATATCAAAAAACTCCAATAAACTCGTAAAATCACTACAAAGTATTTAGCAAACAAAATTTCTTGAAAAATTTAAAATTTTAACCCTATTATCTTTTAATGCTAATTTTTTTAAAATCTCTAAAGTATTATCCGTGCTACCTAAATTCGCAATTAATTTGCTTAGAATTTTGTTCATTTATAATATTAATTTGATTTAAAATTTCTAAGTAAAAATTATCTAAATTTAAACTTTCATTGTAGCAAGGCACTACAAAAGATAGATCTACCCCCCCCATTTTTTTTAATAATATTTTCCACAATTTTCTCCTAAATTTTAGATTTTATGCTTAATACAAACTCTAAAAATCAAAAAGTTCAGATAAAAAGCTCTCTCTTTTCTTTTTGCGATATCCATTGTGATAGCCATCGTCATAATATCTCTTATCATCATATCTTCTATCATCTTTGCGTGATTCATACTCTCTTTTGCTACCAAAATACTCATTTTGTCTTGAATTTGATGCTGATCTTTCTATAATCTTATCTAACTCTCCACGATCTAGCCAAACACCACGACAACTAGGACAGTAATCTATCTCAACTCCGCTTCTTTCACTCATTACCAAATCTACATCTTTACACACTGGACATCTCATATTGCACCTCTTTTTAATTAAATTTGACAAAATTCTAACCAAAAAAAATTAATACTAAATTTCAAAAAGTTACACAAACTAAAAAAAATCTAAGTTATTAAAAAAAATTATAAAATAAAAGTATAGAAAAAGAAAAAATTTGATAAACTTAGCGTATTTTGTATTTAGGTGGAATATGGTAGAAAAATTTTCAAAAATTGGATTTATTCTAGCAATGGCTGGATGTGCTGTAGGTCTAGGCAATGCATGGAAATTTCCTACAATGGTCGGCAATAACGGCGGTTCAGCCTTTATCTTATTATATATTATACTTACTCTTGGAGTAGCTGTAGTGGTCTTTTTAGCAGAGCTTGCAATTGGTAGGCTTGGCGGAACTGACATTGTAAATTCACTCAAAAATCTAGCACCAAAAAATAAACGCGCTTGGGGATTTGCTGGATTTTTTATGCTTACAGCAATTTTAATAGCCTCATTTTATATGATTGTTATTGGTTGGATTTTAAAATATATATTCCTATCATTTGGCACCCTGCCAAGCACGGCACAAGAAGCTGGAGCTATGTTTGGCGGTCTTGTTGAATGGGATTTTTCAAGTGTATTTATCTGTTTTAGTATAGTCTTTTTAACTGTGTTTTATGTAGTTTCTAAAGGGATTAAAAGTGGCATTGAGAGATTAAATATCTGGATGATGCCATCACTATTTATTCTTCTTATAGGGCTTTTATTATATGCAATATTTGCTAGTGGTAACTTTACTCAAGCTTTAAGCTTTATATTTATCCCTGATTTTAGCAAACTTTTAAATGCTGAGCTAATATTACAAGCCCTAGGCTTGGCATTTTTCTCTATGTCAATGGGTGTTGGGAATGTAGCTACTTATGCTGCTAGTTTATCAGATGATACAAATTTGGTTAAATCTACACTATCAATTGTCTTTATCAATGTATTAATAGGCATTATGATGGGACTTGTGGTATTCTCATTTATACCTATAATTGATAATCAACCCGTTAGTGATGGGCCTGGGCTTATATTTGTATCACTTACATCTTTATTTGCTCAAATGGGAGCAGCGGGAAATATTCTTGCAATTGCATTTTTTACTTCACTGCTTTTTGCGGGGATTACCTCAGCTGTTTCAATGATAGAACCTTTTACTTTATATTTGATAAATAAATTTAAATTAAGTAGAAATAAAGCTATATTTATAATTGGAATATTTGTATATATTTTAGGTATATTTTGTATTTTATCACACTATGAGGTTACAAGTAGCTATTTTAGCATTCCAGCATTAGCTATAAGCAATGAAAAGCCAATAGCGTTTTTTGATATATTAGACTTGCTAACTTCAAATATCTTAATGCCACTTGGTGCTTTGACATTTAGCATTTTTGCTGGATATATTATTAAAAAGGAAGGATTATTCACTATATTTTCAAGTTTTATGTCTAGGAGATGGTTTGAAATTTGGTATTTTACACTCCGTTA is a genomic window of Campylobacter devanensis containing:
- the ciaB gene encoding invasion protein CiaB; amino-acid sequence: MSYKRLNEISKSFKNELNQLYKDMDNPIILQGLKIANLANNSQTKIAITDRIVSLRTTSVENELKRLGLDKGQIREVNANLYDFVSKFYIDRFSKMLNLVSQEGLLSEFEMELLWSVHRVGIVITNMHKVWQRHIIERINDEFETKFDNIAQAMKFINDNELYQLSDGLKCDRVYGAVIKDIDGYKMTPYILAFPSECGAVVSELQNSINSLKSLAKSDQDIAYIEYFEALKLAFSECENDRVISKWQDVERAWMKTRSAIQIGHPLEYYEDAYTHAVALEWDVRLSDQSGIDEGELKNQIKDSFDQIYSQIEPKNSNMASLVHSNIDKTQLYICAPMLYYGAEFNGLFSAQVVPNDEIVSGECGKKIFAFVDFVYQSSKAKPFMKLASEIFDKEFLDYGREILFNNEKIWKQVYEISTIGHEFGHILFMDSDSENLMNIGGEFKFIEEYKATTGGLVNFFLHEKNELILPVFAELIKRSVGLIAWQKVVETRAYYCEGLIHLTLLFRAGVLGFDGKRLRLNFNQQSYEKFKSLTLENYIDLASYYIKKINASEFLAKFAYFDGEIYLPNDAEMANFVKYYYNRYEMIGNEIDESGEWQKWQN
- a CDS encoding sodium-dependent transporter; translated protein: MVEKFSKIGFILAMAGCAVGLGNAWKFPTMVGNNGGSAFILLYIILTLGVAVVVFLAELAIGRLGGTDIVNSLKNLAPKNKRAWGFAGFFMLTAILIASFYMIVIGWILKYIFLSFGTLPSTAQEAGAMFGGLVEWDFSSVFICFSIVFLTVFYVVSKGIKSGIERLNIWMMPSLFILLIGLLLYAIFASGNFTQALSFIFIPDFSKLLNAELILQALGLAFFSMSMGVGNVATYAASLSDDTNLVKSTLSIVFINVLIGIMMGLVVFSFIPIIDNQPVSDGPGLIFVSLTSLFAQMGAAGNILAIAFFTSLLFAGITSAVSMIEPFTLYLINKFKLSRNKAIFIIGIFVYILGIFCILSHYEVTSSYFSIPALAISNEKPIAFFDILDLLTSNILMPLGALTFSIFAGYIIKKEGLFTIFSSFMSRRWFEIWYFTLRYVAPLAILSTGAYKIISKI
- a CDS encoding CinA family protein is translated as MKNLIIILGEDLQINRPFLDYFFTSYKEKFGALASVYYIQNNDKELPFYIENFTKEYDNITICANENGFNTLSKILATLTTDTIELKFETLMPSQVIKFSKNSFLISLNNSQINLIKAEPIKELPEILTQDDQQSKIFHIIDIDKESAQILLEPLTASYNVNITLTTIIDGLTKVKVSTSRYGHIDSFIDSVANLFIGKIIPADDIIKFTAKKLIQNDKKITFAESCTAGMCAAALGNIPGVSVAFSGSLVTYSNEIKNSWIGVDKDILDSFGAVSTQCVEAMASGALGLGVADYAIAISGIAGPDGGSTQKPVGTVFIAVASANNVASLRLLLSGDRNYIRTQSVLHAFTLLLRQYPELCK
- the hemH gene encoding ferrochelatase, which translates into the protein MKKVFVLLNMGGVDELAHVRVFLKNMFNDPYILGIKNRYLRAFVAWMITTMRVKSATQNYLQLGGKSALGDITRSLISKLNAKFGSDNLIFDYAMNYTPPFASDTLAKYKDADEIILFPLYPHHSVTTITSSLDSAKKAIDELEIGAKISIIDYFYNNDKFNDIIIADIIKSLGDTNARQIDLIFSAHSLPQKVIDKGDLYERHLKDHLEILKSKLNIAKLEFNSISLAYQSRLGPVKWLGPNLSEVLPNLPSKKALIYPISFCIDNSETDFELAVEYKHIANESKFEFYKVVKAPNDSDEFAQFIAKSVI
- a CDS encoding F0F1 ATP synthase subunit C, with product MKKILFLLVALTGLAFGADGEQIKAFSVVAAGIGLGVAALGGAIGMGHTAAATILGTARNPGLGGKLLTTMFIALAMIEAQVIYALVIALIALYANPFLG
- a CDS encoding TFIIB-type zinc ribbon-containing protein; this translates as MRCPVCKDVDLVMSERSGVEIDYCPSCRGVWLDRGELDKIIERSASNSRQNEYFGSKREYESRKDDRRYDDKRYYDDGYHNGYRKKKRESFLSELFDF